In Amblyraja radiata isolate CabotCenter1 chromosome 30, sAmbRad1.1.pri, whole genome shotgun sequence, a single window of DNA contains:
- the LOC116990120 gene encoding signaling lymphocytic activation molecule-like isoform X4, translating into MIRSDLGIVFGIGIICLLSDTGGLGQTAGKPGTRRLVNGTLGQSVTLPGCISGENISILIWDYQSSPTSDKVQLCIKYQNNPIQCNKQRIRLNLKDCSLEIQNLTEHDQGLYEMNFRTNQAVDEQVTELKIYERVSLPIITISEAFSDGVCNVSLVCSLEHGTKPVYTWWSGDGKVTADGSHILTDEERRLALSIPLPNNNSVYNCTVGNPVSEETRSVDLTQLCPAHEGVKQQQALHIGLIIAGIGLGAIILAGVGYMSCKKEANHDEGRDIYVNWMPVEESKIERHSLPRYTMR; encoded by the exons GTCTGGGACAGACTGCTGGGAAACCAGGCACTCGTCGCTTGGTGAATGGGACACTGGGACAGTCAGTCACGTTACCAGGATGTATCTCAGGAGAAAACATTTCAATTCTTATTTGGGATTACCAAAGTTCACCAACATCAGACAAGGTTCAATTATGTATAAAATATCAAAACAATCCAATACAATGTAATAAACAGCGAATCAGGTTAAACCTGAAGGACTGTAGTCTGGAAATACAGAACCTAACAGAACACGATCAAGGTCTATATGAAATGAACTTCAGGACGAATCAGGCTGTCGATGAACAAGTGACAGAACTGAAGATTTATG AACGAGTGTCATTACCTATAATAACTATCAGTGAAGCCTTCAGTGACGGGGTGTGTAACGTTAGCTTGGTGTGTTCACTGGAGCACGGCACCAAGCCAGTCTACACTTGGTGGTCAGGAGATGGCAAGGTCACGGCAGATGGGTCGCACATACTGACTGACGAAGAGAGAAGGCTGGCACTATCCATACCTCTACCCAACAACAACAGCGTGTACAACTGCACCGTGGGGAACCCTGTTAGTGAGGAGACGCGGAGCGTGGATCTAACACAGCTCTGTCCTGCCCATGAAG GTGTCAAGCAACAGCAAGCACTCCATATTGGCTTGATTATTGCGGGAATTGGGTTGGGAGCTATCATCTTAGCTGGCGTTGGCTACATGTCTTGCAAGAAAGAAGCAAACCACGATGAAGGCAG AGACATTTACGTGAACTGGATGCCAGTGGAGGAGAGCAAAATCGAAAGGCACAGCTTACCACGATATACGATGAGATAA
- the LOC116990120 gene encoding signaling lymphocytic activation molecule-like isoform X1, whose amino-acid sequence MIRSDLGIVFGIGIICLLSDTGGLGQTAGKPGTRRLVNGTLGQSVTLPGCISGENISILIWDYQSSPTSDKVQLCIKYQNNPIQCNKQRIRLNLKDCSLEIQNLTEHDQGLYEMNFRTNQAVDEQVTELKIYERVSLPIITISEAFSDGVCNVSLVCSLEHGTKPVYTWWSGDGKVTADGSHILTDEERRLALSIPLPNNNSVYNCTVGNPVSEETRSVDLTQLCPAHEGVKQQQALHIGLIIAGIGLGAIILAGVGYMSCKKEANHDEAPNTERRSEPPLYAVIGRANQAREQPQRHLRELDASGGEQNRKAQLTTIYDEIKFNPNLDIAGARPNE is encoded by the exons GTCTGGGACAGACTGCTGGGAAACCAGGCACTCGTCGCTTGGTGAATGGGACACTGGGACAGTCAGTCACGTTACCAGGATGTATCTCAGGAGAAAACATTTCAATTCTTATTTGGGATTACCAAAGTTCACCAACATCAGACAAGGTTCAATTATGTATAAAATATCAAAACAATCCAATACAATGTAATAAACAGCGAATCAGGTTAAACCTGAAGGACTGTAGTCTGGAAATACAGAACCTAACAGAACACGATCAAGGTCTATATGAAATGAACTTCAGGACGAATCAGGCTGTCGATGAACAAGTGACAGAACTGAAGATTTATG AACGAGTGTCATTACCTATAATAACTATCAGTGAAGCCTTCAGTGACGGGGTGTGTAACGTTAGCTTGGTGTGTTCACTGGAGCACGGCACCAAGCCAGTCTACACTTGGTGGTCAGGAGATGGCAAGGTCACGGCAGATGGGTCGCACATACTGACTGACGAAGAGAGAAGGCTGGCACTATCCATACCTCTACCCAACAACAACAGCGTGTACAACTGCACCGTGGGGAACCCTGTTAGTGAGGAGACGCGGAGCGTGGATCTAACACAGCTCTGTCCTGCCCATGAAG GTGTCAAGCAACAGCAAGCACTCCATATTGGCTTGATTATTGCGGGAATTGGGTTGGGAGCTATCATCTTAGCTGGCGTTGGCTACATGTCTTGCAAGAAAGAAGCAAACCACGATGAAG CTCCTAACACTGAAAGGAGAAGTGAACCACCGCTGTATGCTGTGATCGGGAGAGCAAACCAGGCCAGGGAGCAG CCACAGAGACATTTACGTGAACTGGATGCCAGTGGAGGAGAGCAAAATCGAAAGGCACAGCTTACCACGATATACGATGAGATAAAATTCAACCCCAATCTGGACATTGCAGGGGCAAGACCGAATGAGTGA
- the LOC116990120 gene encoding signaling lymphocytic activation molecule-like isoform X3 has translation MIRSDLGIVFGIGIICLLSDTGGLGQTAGKPGTRRLVNGTLGQSVTLPGCISGENISILIWDYQSSPTSDKVQLCIKYQNNPIQCNKQRIRLNLKDCSLEIQNLTEHDQGLYEMNFRTNQAVDEQVTELKIYERVSLPIITISEAFSDGVCNVSLVCSLEHGTKPVYTWWSGDGKVTADGSHILTDEERRLALSIPLPNNNSVYNCTVGNPVSEETRSVDLTQLCPAHEGVKQQQALHIGLIIAGIGLGAIILAGVGYMSCKKEANHDEGSHRDIYVNWMPVEESKIERHSLPRYTMR, from the exons GTCTGGGACAGACTGCTGGGAAACCAGGCACTCGTCGCTTGGTGAATGGGACACTGGGACAGTCAGTCACGTTACCAGGATGTATCTCAGGAGAAAACATTTCAATTCTTATTTGGGATTACCAAAGTTCACCAACATCAGACAAGGTTCAATTATGTATAAAATATCAAAACAATCCAATACAATGTAATAAACAGCGAATCAGGTTAAACCTGAAGGACTGTAGTCTGGAAATACAGAACCTAACAGAACACGATCAAGGTCTATATGAAATGAACTTCAGGACGAATCAGGCTGTCGATGAACAAGTGACAGAACTGAAGATTTATG AACGAGTGTCATTACCTATAATAACTATCAGTGAAGCCTTCAGTGACGGGGTGTGTAACGTTAGCTTGGTGTGTTCACTGGAGCACGGCACCAAGCCAGTCTACACTTGGTGGTCAGGAGATGGCAAGGTCACGGCAGATGGGTCGCACATACTGACTGACGAAGAGAGAAGGCTGGCACTATCCATACCTCTACCCAACAACAACAGCGTGTACAACTGCACCGTGGGGAACCCTGTTAGTGAGGAGACGCGGAGCGTGGATCTAACACAGCTCTGTCCTGCCCATGAAG GTGTCAAGCAACAGCAAGCACTCCATATTGGCTTGATTATTGCGGGAATTGGGTTGGGAGCTATCATCTTAGCTGGCGTTGGCTACATGTCTTGCAAGAAAGAAGCAAACCACGATGAAGGCAG CCACAGAGACATTTACGTGAACTGGATGCCAGTGGAGGAGAGCAAAATCGAAAGGCACAGCTTACCACGATATACGATGAGATAA
- the LOC116990120 gene encoding signaling lymphocytic activation molecule-like isoform X2, protein MIRSDLGIVFGIGIICLLSDTGGLGQTAGKPGTRRLVNGTLGQSVTLPGCISGENISILIWDYQSSPTSDKVQLCIKYQNNPIQCNKQRIRLNLKDCSLEIQNLTEHDQGLYEMNFRTNQAVDEQVTELKIYERVSLPIITISEAFSDGVCNVSLVCSLEHGTKPVYTWWSGDGKVTADGSHILTDEERRLALSIPLPNNNSVYNCTVGNPVSEETRSVDLTQLCPAHEGVKQQQALHIGLIIAGIGLGAIILAGVGYMSCKKEANHDEAPNTERRSEPPLYAVIGRANQAREQRHLRELDASGGEQNRKAQLTTIYDEIKFNPNLDIAGARPNE, encoded by the exons GTCTGGGACAGACTGCTGGGAAACCAGGCACTCGTCGCTTGGTGAATGGGACACTGGGACAGTCAGTCACGTTACCAGGATGTATCTCAGGAGAAAACATTTCAATTCTTATTTGGGATTACCAAAGTTCACCAACATCAGACAAGGTTCAATTATGTATAAAATATCAAAACAATCCAATACAATGTAATAAACAGCGAATCAGGTTAAACCTGAAGGACTGTAGTCTGGAAATACAGAACCTAACAGAACACGATCAAGGTCTATATGAAATGAACTTCAGGACGAATCAGGCTGTCGATGAACAAGTGACAGAACTGAAGATTTATG AACGAGTGTCATTACCTATAATAACTATCAGTGAAGCCTTCAGTGACGGGGTGTGTAACGTTAGCTTGGTGTGTTCACTGGAGCACGGCACCAAGCCAGTCTACACTTGGTGGTCAGGAGATGGCAAGGTCACGGCAGATGGGTCGCACATACTGACTGACGAAGAGAGAAGGCTGGCACTATCCATACCTCTACCCAACAACAACAGCGTGTACAACTGCACCGTGGGGAACCCTGTTAGTGAGGAGACGCGGAGCGTGGATCTAACACAGCTCTGTCCTGCCCATGAAG GTGTCAAGCAACAGCAAGCACTCCATATTGGCTTGATTATTGCGGGAATTGGGTTGGGAGCTATCATCTTAGCTGGCGTTGGCTACATGTCTTGCAAGAAAGAAGCAAACCACGATGAAG CTCCTAACACTGAAAGGAGAAGTGAACCACCGCTGTATGCTGTGATCGGGAGAGCAAACCAGGCCAGGGAGCAG AGACATTTACGTGAACTGGATGCCAGTGGAGGAGAGCAAAATCGAAAGGCACAGCTTACCACGATATACGATGAGATAAAATTCAACCCCAATCTGGACATTGCAGGGGCAAGACCGAATGAGTGA